A single genomic interval of Apis cerana isolate GH-2021 linkage group LG14, AcerK_1.0, whole genome shotgun sequence harbors:
- the LOC107998691 gene encoding cyclin-dependent kinase 8 isoform X2, whose protein sequence is MGSTCHLTVVVALFLRAATLHAHREHKVHNIVLYPDKHSWCQTTQIKQVVTWPQCSSQELDNNVCVGACFSYMVPHSEPSAPGDLIRPYCDSCQPLDSVWHTVTLDCKDETNNPITMQKKVQIITNCSCTSCMETSRIKPDYNTLLQSLTDESLDKNVNVVHEMPDLLENPNLNFSKNTSRDGVQANERFMQNFKQLKDSAKLGTKELFSKLDEDINFDKLRELLDKYGQEEEKQHSHQRLHQHQHQSGGKQQQQQQQQQQQQQPQHYTTTMLRGPHHSMVLDSDVKEKIDVEPHYLHPAVAGQEISYHDNVLVDKDKKKDF, encoded by the exons ATGGGATCGACGTGTCATCTGACAGTGGTGGTCGCGCTGTTCCTTCGAGCGGCCACTCTACACGCCCATCGTGAGCACAAg GTTCACAACATCGTGCTGTATCCTGACAAGCACAGCTGGTGTCAGACTACCCAGATAAAACAGGTCGTCACGTGGCCCCAGTGCTCCTCCCAGGAATTGGACAACAACGTCTGCGTGGGAGCTTGTTTCTCATACATGGTGCCGCACAGCGAGCCATCCGCCCCCGGCGATCTGATCAGACCTTACTGCGACTCGTGTCAGCCGTTGGACAGTGTTTGGCACAcg GTCACGTTGGACTGCAAGGACGAGACGAACAACCCTATCACGATGCAGAAGAAGGTCCAAATCATCACCAATTGTTCGTGCACCTCGTGCATGGAGACTTCTCGTATCAAGCCGGACTACAACACTCTGCTGCAATCGTTGACCGACGAAAGTTTGGACAAGAACGTGAACGTGGTGCACGAGATGCCGGATCTGTTGGAGAACCCCAACTTGAACTTCTCCAAGAACACGAGCAGGGACGGTGTCCAGGCTAACGAGAGATTCATGCAGAACTTCAAACAGTTGAAAGACTCGGCCAAGTTGGGGACGAAAGAGCTGTTCTCCAAGCTGGACGAGGACATCAATTTCGACAAGTTGAGGGAGCTGTTGGACAAATACGgccaggaggaggagaagcaaCACTCTCATCAGCGCCTCCACCAGCATCAACATCAATCGGGCGGgaaacagcagcagcagcagcagcagcagcaacagcagcaacaaccTCAGCATTACACGACCACGATGCTTCGAGGGCCCCATCATTCCATGGTTCTGGACTCCGACGTGAAAGAGAAGATCGACGTGGAGCCCCATTATCTTCATCCGGCTGTCGCGGGCCAAGAAATCAGCTATCACGACAACGTGCTTGTTGACAAGGATAAGAAAAAGGATTTctga
- the LOC107998691 gene encoding cyclin-dependent kinase 8 isoform X1 has protein sequence MQRRELESDRVSGIMGSTCHLTVVVALFLRAATLHAHREHKVHNIVLYPDKHSWCQTTQIKQVVTWPQCSSQELDNNVCVGACFSYMVPHSEPSAPGDLIRPYCDSCQPLDSVWHTVTLDCKDETNNPITMQKKVQIITNCSCTSCMETSRIKPDYNTLLQSLTDESLDKNVNVVHEMPDLLENPNLNFSKNTSRDGVQANERFMQNFKQLKDSAKLGTKELFSKLDEDINFDKLRELLDKYGQEEEKQHSHQRLHQHQHQSGGKQQQQQQQQQQQQQPQHYTTTMLRGPHHSMVLDSDVKEKIDVEPHYLHPAVAGQEISYHDNVLVDKDKKKDF, from the exons GGATCATGGGATCGACGTGTCATCTGACAGTGGTGGTCGCGCTGTTCCTTCGAGCGGCCACTCTACACGCCCATCGTGAGCACAAg GTTCACAACATCGTGCTGTATCCTGACAAGCACAGCTGGTGTCAGACTACCCAGATAAAACAGGTCGTCACGTGGCCCCAGTGCTCCTCCCAGGAATTGGACAACAACGTCTGCGTGGGAGCTTGTTTCTCATACATGGTGCCGCACAGCGAGCCATCCGCCCCCGGCGATCTGATCAGACCTTACTGCGACTCGTGTCAGCCGTTGGACAGTGTTTGGCACAcg GTCACGTTGGACTGCAAGGACGAGACGAACAACCCTATCACGATGCAGAAGAAGGTCCAAATCATCACCAATTGTTCGTGCACCTCGTGCATGGAGACTTCTCGTATCAAGCCGGACTACAACACTCTGCTGCAATCGTTGACCGACGAAAGTTTGGACAAGAACGTGAACGTGGTGCACGAGATGCCGGATCTGTTGGAGAACCCCAACTTGAACTTCTCCAAGAACACGAGCAGGGACGGTGTCCAGGCTAACGAGAGATTCATGCAGAACTTCAAACAGTTGAAAGACTCGGCCAAGTTGGGGACGAAAGAGCTGTTCTCCAAGCTGGACGAGGACATCAATTTCGACAAGTTGAGGGAGCTGTTGGACAAATACGgccaggaggaggagaagcaaCACTCTCATCAGCGCCTCCACCAGCATCAACATCAATCGGGCGGgaaacagcagcagcagcagcagcagcagcaacagcagcaacaaccTCAGCATTACACGACCACGATGCTTCGAGGGCCCCATCATTCCATGGTTCTGGACTCCGACGTGAAAGAGAAGATCGACGTGGAGCCCCATTATCTTCATCCGGCTGTCGCGGGCCAAGAAATCAGCTATCACGACAACGTGCTTGTTGACAAGGATAAGAAAAAGGATTTctga